From Roseimicrobium gellanilyticum, a single genomic window includes:
- a CDS encoding secretin N-terminal domain-containing protein: MNLPLNISLNLLVCSLASSVLHGQADMPLPMPKHDPLVALTQTDKTLALAETTLVQNVSPAAGPGAKAGTDSVTPLTPPAPPSSAVSTDAPTPMLAAATPGLESPSATPLPTLPSEGYWVDGAPINDVLQYLCRKAGYQYFFNNELNGPEYIVTGHLQLDDPERQIEDLAVAFGLAVYRQAKTLYVMNDLQLSKLPLEIMSYQLKYLRGSSPSRVSAQSSAQASGGEGGGGMSSGMADFEKLKLIIRPLLTKSVGQIEFEEKTNTLLVTDNSVKIKRIKDLLEKIDRPKQQIAVNVRVLRVINTKGKKVGVDWSTTLGEGLTVSASQSLNAMFNLPDTSTLTKASSTLKDFSNSFNNQSTTTGGPEGTSTSFINTTAATGSTSSSSSSDHSSVYDDGPGLVFEPLQVNAIIRALEENGIVSQESCPTIITEDNEQGLISIVDRFPIVTSTITETTAGQNITEELRYKIDEDDPDAMEEPEKSREIGVTLSVTPTLLPDGTVRMKLRPRVAKIVEFINGQTGNIYPRVSESTAEAISRIPSGQSLILGGFYDYSDSKNGNNVPFLGKVPGLGWLFKSKDNSVEKVSLIFVITPSVYDASSPNAIRGMNQEMRTYSNFEAARLDGMSERFLPPLPVSSPPAAYQTRETVRTQTVSKPSGALPAEGPQAEQPKKKNWFGRIFSKNSNAGTTP; encoded by the coding sequence ATGAACCTTCCTCTCAACATCTCCCTGAACCTGCTGGTCTGCTCCCTGGCCAGCTCAGTCCTCCACGGCCAGGCAGATATGCCTCTGCCGATGCCCAAGCACGATCCCCTGGTCGCCCTCACGCAGACGGACAAGACGTTGGCACTCGCTGAGACCACCTTGGTGCAGAACGTGAGCCCTGCTGCAGGGCCGGGAGCGAAGGCGGGGACCGATTCCGTCACTCCCCTGACCCCTCCGGCGCCACCCAGCTCCGCGGTATCCACGGACGCTCCGACGCCGATGCTGGCTGCAGCGACTCCAGGCTTGGAGAGCCCCTCTGCCACCCCCCTCCCTACGCTCCCCTCTGAAGGTTACTGGGTGGATGGCGCCCCCATCAACGACGTGCTTCAGTACCTGTGCCGCAAAGCCGGCTACCAGTACTTCTTCAACAACGAGCTGAACGGCCCGGAGTACATTGTCACAGGCCATCTTCAGCTTGATGATCCCGAGCGCCAGATCGAGGACCTCGCGGTCGCCTTCGGACTCGCCGTCTACCGTCAGGCCAAGACGCTCTATGTCATGAATGACCTGCAGCTCTCCAAGCTGCCGCTCGAAATCATGAGCTACCAGCTCAAATACCTGCGCGGCTCAAGCCCGAGCCGCGTGTCCGCCCAATCGTCTGCGCAGGCCAGCGGTGGCGAAGGTGGCGGCGGCATGTCCTCGGGCATGGCTGACTTTGAAAAGCTCAAGCTCATCATCCGCCCCCTTCTCACGAAGTCCGTGGGGCAGATTGAATTCGAGGAGAAAACCAACACGCTTCTGGTGACTGACAACAGCGTCAAGATCAAGCGCATCAAGGACCTTCTGGAAAAGATTGACCGTCCGAAGCAGCAGATCGCCGTCAATGTGCGCGTGCTTCGCGTCATCAACACCAAGGGCAAGAAGGTGGGCGTCGACTGGTCCACCACCCTTGGCGAAGGCCTCACCGTCTCTGCCAGCCAGAGCTTGAACGCCATGTTCAATCTGCCGGACACCAGCACCCTGACCAAGGCCAGCTCCACCTTGAAGGACTTTTCGAACAGTTTCAACAATCAGTCCACCACGACCGGAGGACCTGAAGGGACTTCCACCAGCTTCATCAACACTACCGCAGCAACCGGCAGCACTTCCAGCTCGAGCAGCAGTGACCATAGCAGCGTCTATGATGACGGTCCGGGCCTCGTCTTCGAGCCCCTGCAAGTCAACGCCATCATCCGCGCTCTTGAGGAGAACGGCATTGTCAGCCAGGAGTCCTGCCCGACCATCATCACTGAGGACAATGAGCAGGGTCTCATCTCCATCGTAGACCGCTTCCCAATCGTCACCTCCACCATCACGGAAACGACTGCGGGGCAGAACATCACCGAGGAACTCCGCTACAAGATTGACGAAGACGATCCCGACGCCATGGAAGAGCCGGAGAAGAGCCGCGAAATCGGCGTGACTCTCTCGGTCACTCCCACGCTGCTTCCAGATGGCACGGTGCGCATGAAGCTTCGTCCGCGTGTGGCCAAGATTGTGGAATTCATCAATGGCCAGACGGGCAACATCTATCCCCGTGTCAGTGAGTCGACCGCAGAAGCCATCAGTCGCATCCCAAGCGGCCAGTCGCTCATCCTGGGTGGATTCTATGACTACAGTGACTCCAAAAATGGCAACAATGTTCCCTTCCTGGGCAAGGTCCCCGGTCTGGGTTGGTTGTTCAAGTCCAAGGACAACAGCGTGGAAAAGGTGAGCCTTATCTTCGTCATCACACCGAGCGTGTATGATGCCTCCAGCCCGAACGCCATCCGTGGCATGAACCAGGAAATGCGCACGTACTCAAACTTCGAGGCGGCCCGCTTGGATGGAATGAGCGAGCGCTTCCTGCCCCCGCTGCCGGTGAGCTCGCCGCCCGCCGCCTACCAGACCCGTGAGACAGTGCGCACGCAGACGGTTTCCAAGCCCTCCGGCGCCCTGCCTGCGGAAGGCCCGCAAGCCGAACAGCCTAAGAAGAAGAACTGGTTCGGCCGCATATTCAGCAAAAATTCAAACGCAGGTACTACGCCCTAA